The nucleotide window TGCCGGTGTTGAAGGGTCTGCCTTGTTCTTCCACATCTTCTTGCTGCAGAACATACAGAAGCAGCTCAAACTAAAATAGatgctatctctctctctctctctctctctctctctctctctctctctctctctctctctctctctctctctctctctctctctctctctctctcattgttttATCCTCTAATCTGAACTGTACTTTCATTGTTCCTGGTACTACTGTAATACACCTTATGTAGGCCTGGCTATGAGAGATAAGGGCAGCATGTAACCTTATCTCATGAATCAGAAACtgaaactgtgtttgtgtgtgtgcgtgtccaATCCTTATCTGCTCTTCCAAGCGCTTCCCTTGAAGTAATCATTATAATCCCTGTGATCCAGAATGAACTGGATTCACAATAACTTGCTGGGGTCTGTCAAGATATGGTGTTTTTTGGACACATTTCTAAAATACACAAGTTTTGATAAACCAGACAAGGTGAGTTCTTCCCAGGGAGGCTGGGAACTTGATATcagtttgttttttgggttttttttttttttttttttttttttacacaatgccAGTTTCCAGACAGTTTAGCTCTTCTCTGTGAAATCCCTGGGGCTAGGTAGTTCTCAGACCAGGATTCATTAGCATATGCATTCATCCACAGCCCCTAGAGCTCTGCAAGGCGGGGCTGCACAGAAAACTGGCAGAGATCCACGTCCTTCCACATTGAGCCCTCTTACACACAGCCAGCTGGCTCCTGCTCTGCACAGACCCGGACTGCATTCATGCAGCCACAGCACATTGCAGACAGAAATatctgtggggaaaaaaacaacatgctccAAACAAGCGTCTTCATTCCCCTCATATCAGATCAATTCTAGTGCATTACAGTTTAAATCCTTGGGTCCATGCAATGAAAGTTCCATGCAACGTATCCCCTGTATGCATTTTCTTATAACCCTCCCCCTTTTTATTAGCCTTCtgctcatttttgtttaaatggctGCAGCTTGGCCTTCGCGACTGAATTCTAATTGCAGTTTCttgaaaattaatgaaaacatgAATGAGGTTCAAAGACAGGTTTCTCCGTTTCAAAGAGCAACCAGCAAGCAGAGCTCTGCACCCCCCCCTTGCCTGGTGCAGTTCAGATTGATGTGAAACAGCGTGCAGGCTTTTGAAAACGTCATTCTTTTGGCTCTTCATCCCAAGTGGGCTCTCATTGAGAATGGAGTGAATTATGTGAAGGGGCCAGTGGCAAGGGCGTCCTATTGAAAGAGACTGAATGAGCCTCCCTACAATAGAGTCTGAGGCAGAGCAGTGTGAAAACCACCAACAGAGCAGAAACGAACCAGGAAACCACTGCTGTTCTCATTGGGTCAGACGCTACAAACTGGCAGCGCAGAAAGAAAGTCTTGTAGTGAAAAtaccattgtttattttcaatGGGGGGAGGtttatactgttatatatatatatatatatatatatatataatatatatatatatatatatataatatatatatatatatatatatatatatatatatactacacacacacactggtatagCTCAGTATAGCCAGACCTGCTTTTCATGGATAACATCCTGTGGGTTACAGTACCTAATCCAACCTAGGAAACTCTGAAAGGATATCCCTTATTACCAAGAGTAGCACTGGCTTTGTAAAATGACATTCACCTTGCTTACCTCCAAGAGGTCCCTATAAGGCTGatgtgagagagacacacacaaggtTCACCAGAACAGAACAATTACATCTCTCTATTGTCAGTATTCTTTTTTAATCAGTAAGCACACATAACTAAAATAACAACTAGTCAATACAGtgctttattttgcattgttccataggaatgtattttaaaacttgcAATGGAAATACCCCATTAAGCCAGCAGAGGGCATAATACACACTTCCCAGTGCCTGAATGAATACAGTCCAATTTGGAGTCTAAAGGCTGCTATCTTACTGGTGCCATTGTTTGTCAGTCTATGCAATAGTAGATCCAAAGTCTTAAACACTCAACTTTCAACACAAACTCTCacaataaaagacaaaaacaaaaacaccagcatctgaacaaaatatacaatttatttaaaatccgTTGATACAACCATCATTTCCCAGTACTTACAAAATCAGTAGTTCCAACTCCTCTTTGTCACTTTAATCAGCCCCATACGATCACATACCGGTGTGCACAAGTACCAGGATAGACACCCTCCGGAAGCAGAAACCCTCACAATACCTTGACATCAGTCATGGTATGAAATCTGGGTGAAAACACATTGCACTAATCACTGTACAGTAATTACCTGCCAACGATGAACCTGCCAGTGCTTTGTACTACACTACTCAGTTGCAATATAGCTGCTCCTCCTCATGATCTTGCTTGGTTAAGATGCCCTAGAATGTCTCTCCTAATTCCAGCGTTCTCTGCATTGTCTTTAGAACTGACAGAATGTTCTGGAATGGAGCGCGGATTTCTTGAAATAAAGAGGGTAGCCGGTATGCGTCTGTGGTTTATGAAACACAAACTGAACCACCTTTATGAAGAGGAGGTCCAAACACACCATCTAACTTACTAGCTCCACGTTTTGAGAATGTCATTTAAGACATGTCATTTCTTTTACATCTCAGTTTAAAGGATGTACTGCCCTCTGGCTGCTTTGAAGTGCAGTTTGTCTTCTGTTCCAACAGAACCTCAACACTTGCATATCATGAGAAATGGCAGGGTCATCCTTGCCCCCTTAATGGGTCAATTCACTTTTGTTAGTGAAGGCGTAAAGTCAGTTGACCATGCATGATGATGGGCAGGGGGTAGCTGACCAGTTCTGCAGATAGCATTGGGTCTGTATAACGCTGCACCTCTTACACATCTCTAACAGTATTGATGAAGAGAAGCATTGTAATTTAATAAGTCTCACTGGATTAGCCTAGAGCATGCAGGAGTAAATACAGTTCTGTGCACTGCGGTACCTATTTGCAATAGTGCAGCATGCTAACACTGACTCTCTGTGCTTCAGGGCTAGGAGAGGGGCTTTCAGCTAATCTGAATGAAAGCAGAACTGCACTACTGACCTGACACTGTCTGTAACactagatatagatatatttacaaaatatttatacaaatataGATCGAAAATATTGACAGCTGTGGTAAACTACAGATAATTTAagcatttacataaaaaatgaataacataTTTACAGCTTTGTACAGTAAGATTTACAATATTCACACGTGGTTCAGCGGTTAGAGTGCCAGCTCAGGTTCTCTGCCAGTGTCTCAGATCTTTACTCCCCGTCTACCTGCCCACCAGCCTGCATGTTTGAAAGAGATAAAGACCAGGCTTCAACATTTAACATTTCCAGGCCATTGCTGTGTCCAGTCACATCACGATTATTTTTTGCTTAATACATAATTTCTGAAGCACAgacaataaatgtgtatttggcTTCTAGCTGGGATTCAGATCAGGTGAAGCTTGGTTTTAGCTCTGTGTCTCTAAATCCTTTGATTTCTCAGACCTGCTGCTCTATGAATAATTGAATTCATTGGCATGTTTTGTGCTTTGAAACCTCGCTGAAGATGAGAATGAAGTAATGGAATCCCTGTACTCTACATATCATCCCAGTGACAGACAGCAGGTTTGTGGTGGTCACTAGGTGTTTTGACCTCAGCTCATATCAACTACCCATCCTCAAAGCTGCAGTGTTCTTTAAGGAGAATGACCAGACAATGACCTGCAGTGTGACTTGCTTCAGACCCTGTACAGAATGTCTGCCCACCCCGCCCCCTTGTGTGACATCACTTGGAATCCTCTACCCTGCAAGCTGACCGCTACGAAATGGTACAGCAGCCCTGTGTCTTCTCATTGACCTCCTCCACTGGCTGCTTGAGTCTCAGAAGGGGCGGGTCCCCGCTGGTCACTGTGTAATAAACCGTGCTCCCGTTGGAGGAGACCAGGGGGAGGCGTGACTCAGCCGGGCTGGTCCCGTTGGCGAGGTGACCGTTGAGCAGCGGGTGGCTGAGCAGCTTGGTGGCGGCTCTCTGCCTCTTCAGCTCCGCCAGGGTCTGGTGGCTCCGCTCGTTGTAGGCAGCCCAGGGGTCTGTGAGGGAGCTGGGGGGCTCTGGGGTCGAGGGGCTCCTGGGGGCGTCTCCATTGCAAGGGGGGTGTGTGGAGGTGCTGGATAAGGAGATCTTCCCGTTCGTAGTGCTGTCAGCAGGTTTCTGCTCTTTGGCTGGCTTGGGGGTCTTCTCTGGCATTACTTTCTGGTTGAGGGAATATATGGAAATTAGTTTCATTCTACAGGTGATTTTTCCACAATCTGAGTAAGAAATCAcagtaaaactttttattttacaaagcttcTGGACTTATTCTCTTCTTCTTTCAAATTGATTGAAATCTGCTGGTTGGCAGACCAAGGGAGGATTGCATGGTCAGTGCCGTGCTCCTCAAACCAGGTCAAGCCCGCTGTGTACACAAAGCTCATACCCAGCACAATGGACAGCAAGCAAGGCGACACTACCACTACTAGCAGAAGACACAACCCTGTCAATCTCTGCCCCCCTGCCTTACCGGAACGGTGTTCTCCTGATCTGACTCTCTCTCCTGCTCATCCCCCTCCCTGGGTGGCTTCTTTCCCCCCAGCCACACAATGGCCTCAGTCTCGTACTCCTTTCTGTAGAGATTGTTGCGATCGGAGATACTGGCCCTGCGCACCACCTTCCTgcagagagacgcacacacacacacgctatgaCCCAGCTCCAGCAATCAGCTTCGCTTCCTGTGTCAAGGTATTTAGAATTAACGCTGGTTAATTCTAATCCTTCATTAAAATCAGAATCCATGCTGTTCACTGCTACACAGTTTAACATGTAATACATATTCCTTAAGTTTTATTTCCCCATTAATCAGCGAtcaaaagactttttttttttcagacgcTGTAACATTTGCATAATGAAACTTGTAATAAATGACTCGGTATGTTAGTGCTTGGGCTTTGTGAGAGACAATACCAAGCAGACAAACTTTTTGACTAAGACTGTCATTAGAATTCCTTAGAATAATAATCTATTACACGTGGAGAGAATGCTTTGAGAAAAGAAGGTTTCAAACTGAGCAACGGGGAGAACACTAGGGGGCAGCACTCACCCCCGGCTGCCTGCACTGGAGGTCCTCCGACACAGAGAAGTCTTGTGTGTGAGCTGGGACTTCATGATGATGTCATGCTTGTGCTTCAGGTCCAGGAGCATGGTTTTCAACTCCTCGTCCTCACACAGGTCTGAGGAACACAACACAGCAGACCTGGCCGATCAGTCTCACTGAGGCTTCACTCCGCGCTTACACTGTCTATATCTGATCACCGAAACATTTTAATAACCAGCTTTCCCACTGATGACGATGGGACCTACTCATAACcttttgttaaccctttcagtcctatTTTATCTCAGCGCCGTCGGAAATCACGTTGGATcctcacaggactcctaggtcccagtctgaggtcgGGTAGAAATATACGTCAAATATATTGCTGTCCTTTTctcatatacagtataaccaATAAAGGAGCATTGAATTATAGAActtcatttcaataaaaataatttgtttgctattttatttcacatttacaatgGCTTTCATTTCGAGACATGGACAGCTGCTTCTGATGCAGGGGAGATATTAGCAATGCATTACTTATGGAGTGCAGAACTACATTAGAGCAAGCAGTTTAGGAAAGTTTCTACAGTTTGGAATGTGTTATAAAGATTTGTAATAATCTGTCTGCAGATCATCAGTCTAATAGATGGATTAGCAGCCTGCTGGGATACACAGACAGTAGGATTACAGTAGAGCCAATAAGCTGCAAGCTAGTTTGACAGATGGGCAGGAGAGCAGATACTAAGACAACAAGACAACAAGCAGACCaattaacaaacagacagacagatacacacacagacagacaggcagacacacagactgacagacagacacacagacagacagacagacagacagacagacagacagacagacagacacacagactgacagacagacagacacacagacagacacacagacacacacacagacacacacagacacacagactgacagacagacaggcacacacacagacactatgGTAAGTTAAAGGCAGTCAAGCAGTGTAGCAACAGATCAATGCATTGGCAAGGCAGGATAATTACCAGCTGTGTCATCATCACAGCTATTGTTATGAAGGTTTGGCAGTAAAGCCTATTGTATGAAAGGGGGTAGGGGATTACAATAAAGGTTAGAGTGCCCCTGTCTCATGAATCCTGGAAACAAGGATTGCATTGGTACAAATGGGACTCAGACCCAGTTGTTTTTTACATTAAGACTCATATATGGAGGTTGTGTGGGTGAGTGAAAGGGGTTTATTCTTGAACTCACCGATAGGAGTCTCATCCAGGTAGGTTTTGGCGTTCAGACTGGCTCCATGGGAAACCAACAACTCAGCCACCTGTATCTGGAAACACACACGATAAAACAATCACACCTCTGCACAGGGGTTCCAGAGTTTCCATGAAGGAATCCACTGGAGAGCTCTGGATGTCAGTCTGTCGGTCTGTCTGCCATTGGGTTCCAAATTTTTGGCAAATTACAGTACGGCATAATTGCAATGATTGCCCTTCCAGCTTCTCTTATTTCCACCGGAACTTTTTA belongs to Polyodon spathula isolate WHYD16114869_AA chromosome 59, ASM1765450v1, whole genome shotgun sequence and includes:
- the ppp1r16b gene encoding protein phosphatase 1 regulatory inhibitor subunit 16B; this translates as MTKTDCPVDPDSASSLAVRYLLRNSVDPNLCNDDGLTALHQCCIDNYEEIAKILLNRGANVNAQDNELWTPLHAAATCGHASLVELLIQQGADLLAVNSDGNMPYDLCEDDPTLDIIEMAMANRGITQEMINEVRVAVEKRMVSDIQELLQSHQDLSKTDEQGVTLLHIAAANGYIQAAELLLEQGARVDIRDFDGWLPLHAAACWGQIQVAELLVSHGASLNAKTYLDETPIDLCEDEELKTMLLDLKHKHDIIMKSQLTHKTSLCRRTSSAGSRGKVVRRASISDRNNLYRKEYETEAIVWLGGKKPPREGDEQERESDQENTVPKVMPEKTPKPAKEQKPADSTTNGKISLSSTSTHPPCNGDAPRSPSTPEPPSSLTDPWAAYNERSHQTLAELKRQRAATKLLSHPLLNGHLANGTSPAESRLPLVSSNGSTVYYTVTSGDPPLLRLKQPVEEVNEKTQGCCTIS